From one Pontibacillus sp. HMF3514 genomic stretch:
- a CDS encoding M20 family metallopeptidase, with product MSNILDLIKNIESDIITIRRTLHQNPELSNEEYETSRLVQEILTEYGIEFQSGFAETGVLGIIKGAKPGKTVALRADMDALPIQETNQHDHISKTPGKMHACGHDAHTAMLLGTGYALQQMRDQIQGTVLLVFQPAEENAPHGGSQKMMYDGVFAQYQPDVIYGQHVWPSLPVGQIGIRNKEMMGASDRFSVTIKGRGGHASMPQDGNDAIIIANQVISSLQTIVSRNVNPLDSAVVTVGRIEGGYRYNVIPDQVYFEGTVRTYKSEVKDKVKKRFHQIIKQTVEAFDAEVEIEYLDGYPATINTPKWAQQARATAQHMLGEEATPTLDPVLAGEDFSRFLNQYPGAFIWLGTQIEDAENQKPLHDPAFKLNEKALPQGSMYMAQLAIETLENLQEKE from the coding sequence CTTTACATCAAAACCCTGAACTGAGTAATGAAGAGTATGAAACTTCTAGACTTGTTCAAGAGATACTAACGGAATACGGAATTGAGTTTCAATCCGGTTTCGCTGAGACTGGGGTACTCGGCATTATTAAAGGGGCCAAGCCAGGTAAGACGGTAGCGCTGCGGGCTGATATGGATGCTCTTCCTATTCAGGAGACCAACCAACATGATCATATCTCTAAAACTCCAGGAAAAATGCATGCTTGTGGGCATGATGCTCATACAGCGATGTTACTTGGAACTGGATACGCTCTTCAGCAAATGAGAGATCAAATTCAAGGAACTGTTCTTCTAGTATTCCAACCTGCTGAGGAAAACGCTCCTCATGGTGGTTCTCAAAAAATGATGTATGATGGGGTTTTTGCTCAATACCAACCTGACGTTATTTACGGACAGCATGTATGGCCTTCCCTTCCAGTAGGACAGATTGGCATACGCAATAAAGAAATGATGGGTGCCTCAGATCGGTTTTCGGTCACGATTAAAGGAAGAGGTGGTCATGCGAGTATGCCACAGGATGGCAATGATGCGATTATTATCGCTAATCAGGTTATTTCATCCCTTCAAACGATCGTGAGCAGAAATGTTAACCCGCTCGATTCAGCAGTGGTAACAGTTGGCCGAATTGAAGGTGGTTATCGCTACAACGTCATTCCGGATCAGGTTTATTTTGAAGGAACCGTTCGAACCTACAAATCAGAAGTGAAAGATAAGGTTAAAAAGCGATTCCATCAAATTATCAAGCAGACCGTTGAAGCTTTTGACGCTGAAGTTGAGATTGAATACCTAGATGGATACCCTGCTACCATTAATACACCAAAATGGGCACAGCAGGCTCGCGCCACAGCTCAGCACATGCTTGGAGAAGAGGCGACACCAACGCTAGACCCTGTTTTGGCCGGTGAAGATTTTTCCCGCTTCCTCAATCAATATCCTGGTGCATTCATATGGCTTGGGACACAAATCGAGGATGCCGAAAATCAGAAACCGCTTCACGATCCAGCCTTCAAGCTAAATGAAAAAGCTTTACCACAGGGCAGTATGTACATGGCACAACTCGCTATTGAAACATTGGAAAACTTGCAAGAAAAGGAATGA